The following DNA comes from Pelotomaculum isophthalicicum JI.
GCGGACTGGACATCTACTACGGCGGTGGCTTGACTTACCTCAGTTACAGCTTTGCTTGGCCCCCTGGCGATTACCGTACTGGGCTGGCACAGCGGTGTCTGAGCGACATATCCTTGCGGGGGTTTCCCGCGCAGGTTGACGGCAACCGGGATCACTTTTTCTACTAATGAGTCGATTGTCACGTTGACCTCATTCGGATAGACTTGCACCACCCGGAGACCCGGTGGGGAGCTCACCTGGACAGGTACAGTGACTTCGCCGGTTTCTCCTTCAGGTATGCTGACCAGGGCCCGAAAGTCTCCCGGAGCTATATTGGCCAATTGGGTCTTGTTCCCGTGCACCTTCACTCTAACACTTTCAGGCATCCCGCCGGTAATTAAATAATTCTGAGCAAGACCGCTATTTTCCAGGTTCACATTGATCTCCTTGTCCGTAGTGGGGTTTTGCTCATTGCTGACATATATCCATAGAATAATAGCAAGAAAAACAGAAAGGAATTTTATTGAATTACGTTGCCAGTCTATGCGCACCATCGCTACCTCCTGTGCCAGAGCGACGATAATGAATTACCCTGCCGGTTGTTTAAATACTCCGTGAGCTTTTCCTGCAGGCCTGATTCATCTAAATTCCTGTTGAGCGCACCTTCCACCGCTATAGATATAGTGCCGGTTTCTTCAGAAACTATCACGGCGACCGCGTCGGAATGCTCGCTGATGCCAATCCCGGCCCGGTGCCTGGTGCCTAAACCGCTGGTAAGGTAAGGGCTTTCGCTGAGGGGCAAAAAGCAGGCCGCGGCGGCAACTCTGTCGCCCCTGATGATCACCGCTCCGTCGTGGAGGGGGGTTTTCGGAATAAAA
Coding sequences within:
- a CDS encoding YbbR-like domain-containing protein, with the protein product MVRIDWQRNSIKFLSVFLAIILWIYVSNEQNPTTDKEINVNLENSGLAQNYLITGGMPESVRVKVHGNKTQLANIAPGDFRALVSIPEGETGEVTVPVQVSSPPGLRVVQVYPNEVNVTIDSLVEKVIPVAVNLRGKPPQGYVAQTPLCQPSTVIARGPSKAVTEVSQATAVVDVQSATQDIELSLTVTTGNLSVSLNPSMVRVIVPITSSAIPKTVPVQPQLTGTPATGFAVARVVSDPAVVQVLGPPEATGAVTQIKTEPVDIRGIDKNLVKEVALIPVSGVANIYPNRVKVQVEVNKIEAQQQPPPSDGGTTPQKP